A DNA window from Fragaria vesca subsp. vesca linkage group LG3, FraVesHawaii_1.0, whole genome shotgun sequence contains the following coding sequences:
- the LOC101294149 gene encoding rab3 GTPase-activating protein non-catalytic subunit-like encodes MARRVHTTEVGCIACEELGDLGAGKEGWLVDNPNLLCAIDTHCIALANRSVIVVLGWADPDQTRVKIRPELSPIEAEHVTAIEWLVFDEMRVVVAGTSAGCLLFYSLAGHLIHKQMVYPARIIRLRVRGTKRDLNHDTSSEEVCVVMPGILARFDGNDIQNMLQQWFQETQSQFWDQNRRSDDFENSHGKLPYQLWSVSKYGSCADAAITGIMPPPLMEIQSSEHYFCGITVGEDAVISAFRLSEDKSRSFVGALLSKVVPATFSTIATFSKLLWRSEQTSPKKLEEKPQSFARASPLTCLKDFPRKGEKLTLSPSGTLAAITDSLGRILLLDTQALVIVRLWKGYRDANCLFTEMLVNKDTSASSSRYYEPTKSDYCLCLVIHAPRKGIIEIWQMRTGQRLRSFVCAKGSKILQPTYRFGSSIASPYVPLEVFLLNGDSGQISVLHRTL; translated from the exons ATGGCGAGGCGGGTTCACACGACGGAGGTGGGCTGCATAGCCTGCGAGGAGCTCGGCGACCTCGGCGCCGGGAAAGAGGGGTGGCTCGTGGACAATCCGAACCTCCTCTGCGCCATCGACACTCACTGCATCGCGCTCGCGAACCGATCCGTGATCGTGGTTCTCGGGTGGGCCGACCCCGACCAGACCCGGGTCAAGATCCGACCCGAATTGTCGCCGATTGAGGCGGAGCACGTGACGGCGATTGAGTGGCTGGTGTTTGATGAGATGCGGGTCGTTGTGGCCGGGACTTCGGCTGGTTGTCTCCTCTTTTACTCTTTGGCTGGGCATTTGATCCATAAACAG ATGGTATATCCTGCAAGGATCATACGGTTGAGGGTGCGAGGAACGAAGAGAGATTTGAACCATGACACATCCTCGGAGGAGGTTTGTGTTGTTATGCCAGGCATTCTCGCCCGTTTTGATGGTAATGATATTCAG AATATGCTGCAGCAGTGGTTTCAGGAAACACAGTCTCAATTTTGGGATCAAAATCGGAGGTCTGATGATTTCGAAAATTCTCATGGAAAATTACCTTACCAGTTATGGAGTGTCAGCAAATATGGTAGTTGTGCTGATGCAGCAATCACTGGCATAATGCCTCCCCCACTGATGGAAATCCAG TCAAGTGAACATTATTTCTGTGGAATTACTGTTGGAGAGGATGCGGTTATTTCAGCTTTCAG ACTTTCAGAGGATAAAAGTAGGTCTTTCGTGGGAGCTCTCTTGTCTAAAGTTGTGCCTGCAACATTTTCAACAATAGCCACATTCTCAAAACTACTTTGGCGAAGTGAACAGACTTCACCTAAGAAATTAGAAGAGAAGCCTCAATCATTTGCTCGAG CTTCTCCATTGACATGTTTGAAGGACTTTCCAAGAAAGGGTGAGAAGCTTACCTTATCACCCAGTGGCACATTGGCTGCAATTACAGATTCACTTGGCCGCATATTGCTTTTGGACACTCAGGCCCTTGTCATAGTGCGACTGTGGAAG GGATATCGGGATGCTAACTGCCTGTTCACGGAGATGCTGGTCAATAAAGACACATCAGCTTCTAGTTCCCGTTATTATGAACCTACAAAAAGTGATTACTGCTTGTGTTTGGTTATTCATGCCCCTCGAAAAGGAATTATTGAG ATTTGGCAGATGAGAACTGGACAAAGGCTCCGAAGTTTTGTTTGTGCCAAAGGTAGCAAGATACTGCAACCTACGTACAGATTTGGATCGTCAATAGCCTCTCCTTATGTTCCTTTGGAGGTTTTTTTGTTGAACGGTGACTCTGGTCAGATATCAGTTCTACATCGAACTCTTTAA